A single genomic interval of Adhaeribacter pallidiroseus harbors:
- a CDS encoding sensor histidine kinase: MKSRPFPYIHLIAAIICFAAAAVLNLYTYFSQSSADKNISFVADNISKVINGADQDMVLARTYIREDTVLFSRLLGKTQYPCFILKQDRLIFWSNHTTATEFDNTAIKEGFSVVESKYGKHLVSKKSYLNFTILIYIPLEVSFGINNSYLQSGLNDAIFGSMQARILTEPNSPFPKLRTADGTYLFSLQQFGETDVRKSSQAAIAIITLGIGFLVYCLVFISQSYLRKEKYLQGLGILILPLFGLRVMLLSFHFPFSVLELDVFNPKLYAASFWSPSIGDLLLNAILLAVLTFNLAYIFRKLHVTSLLKNLKARGRILVKLSCALIFYIMLHSLYGFYLDSFTDSVLVLDVSQSLDFSFYKFLLYTAFILHTAIFFIFVHFLTQVFHAVQPDNTAPFWYYLLTGSGGLCVILGALNNKAGVILFGLSLLFFVAIIFVRFRRNITANPYQTYLFIFWIIGMSSAAGSLAMYVHYQNLLLVNKRKFASGILLDNDIQGEYLLNDISQKVQADLSIRNKFALDPFVNVNFIKQKIERYYLRDYFDKYEVNVLIFDANDQALNANDVGIKGEDDAMNLPLYLKYVRRDAVPTERDGLFLIKEEEEQNSRRYIQFIQLHAADKIVATIVLELNLKKLTPYSVIPELLVDQKFFQPLYNRDFSYAFYQDKKLTYNEGDYNYTRYFSPAILDNPELKLNGLQVNGYHHLGFPTKDGKLLVVTTAHYSFRDVGSNFSALFLVHTLYLLLYMLLFFLMRARYIQAFSTNFSTKIQLYLNFGILIPLILISIATASLVTGSYRQDLEETYNKRGKLIQENFLSTITRKDDRDGQDGLAAQVRQLADLSETDINLYDSQGKLLFSSQPLIFEAGLLSRFINPEAFVNIEEGQARKVLLQEHAGNIQFNALYIPLYTDGYNNRVKAFIGLPFFDSEKELDSKLIELFTTIMNIFTAMFIVFMVLTYIASRALTVPLKLVTQKLKQTTLTGQNEKLEYYSADEIGLLVSEYNNMLLKLEESKKELATREKEAAWREMARQVAHEIKNPLTPMKLSLQYLQKAIAEKRENTEALISKISGTLITQINTLSDIATSFSSFTAMPELKQHEIDIADILQQCAELHQDAHNRIQIHIPEGHYHVIADESLMVRTFNNLLINALQAIPAGRKPCVLVSLQKTTPDKVLISVRDNGSGIPAEICHKVFIPNFSTKFSGSGIGLAVAKRGIESAGGRIWFDTIEDQGTTFFIELPAMAT, from the coding sequence TTGAAGTCTCGTCCGTTTCCTTATATTCATTTAATTGCGGCCATCATCTGTTTTGCAGCAGCAGCTGTCTTAAATCTATATACCTATTTTTCTCAATCGTCGGCTGATAAAAACATTTCGTTTGTGGCTGATAATATAAGCAAAGTTATCAATGGCGCAGATCAGGATATGGTGTTGGCCAGAACGTATATACGGGAGGATACAGTTCTATTTTCTAGATTACTAGGTAAAACCCAGTATCCTTGTTTTATTCTAAAACAAGATCGCCTAATTTTCTGGTCTAATCATACTACCGCCACTGAGTTCGATAATACTGCTATTAAAGAAGGTTTTAGTGTTGTTGAATCAAAATACGGTAAACATTTGGTCAGTAAAAAAAGCTATTTAAACTTTACAATTCTTATTTATATTCCGCTGGAAGTTAGCTTTGGAATAAACAACAGTTATCTACAATCGGGTTTAAACGATGCTATTTTTGGGAGTATGCAAGCTCGAATACTTACGGAGCCTAATTCTCCATTTCCAAAGCTTAGAACCGCCGATGGTACTTATTTATTTTCGCTGCAGCAGTTTGGAGAAACCGATGTACGGAAAAGTAGCCAGGCTGCTATTGCTATTATTACCTTAGGTATAGGTTTTCTGGTGTATTGCTTAGTCTTTATTAGCCAATCTTATTTAAGAAAGGAGAAATATCTGCAAGGCTTAGGAATATTAATATTACCGTTATTTGGGCTACGTGTCATGTTGTTATCTTTTCACTTTCCTTTTTCGGTTTTAGAATTAGATGTTTTCAATCCTAAGCTTTACGCCGCATCCTTTTGGTCACCTTCTATTGGTGATTTATTATTAAATGCAATTTTGTTAGCCGTACTTACTTTTAATCTGGCTTATATTTTCCGGAAATTGCATGTTACCAGTTTGCTCAAAAATTTAAAAGCGAGAGGCCGCATTCTGGTAAAACTAAGCTGTGCCCTTATTTTTTACATCATGTTGCACAGTTTGTATGGGTTTTATTTAGATTCCTTTACCGATTCAGTCTTAGTTTTAGATGTATCGCAGAGTTTAGATTTTTCTTTTTATAAGTTTTTGTTGTACACCGCTTTTATTCTGCATACAGCTATATTTTTTATTTTTGTTCATTTTCTCACGCAGGTTTTTCATGCGGTTCAGCCAGATAATACAGCACCTTTTTGGTATTATTTATTAACTGGTTCGGGTGGACTTTGTGTAATTTTGGGCGCTTTAAACAATAAAGCCGGCGTTATCTTATTTGGGCTAAGCCTATTGTTTTTTGTAGCTATTATTTTTGTTCGGTTTCGCCGCAACATCACTGCAAATCCATATCAAACGTACCTGTTTATTTTTTGGATTATTGGTATGAGCTCGGCGGCCGGCAGCTTAGCCATGTATGTGCATTATCAAAATTTACTTTTAGTAAATAAAAGAAAGTTTGCATCCGGTATATTACTGGATAATGATATTCAAGGCGAATATTTGCTAAATGATATTTCGCAGAAAGTACAAGCAGACCTTTCTATCCGGAATAAGTTTGCCTTAGATCCTTTTGTAAATGTAAATTTTATCAAGCAAAAGATTGAACGTTATTATTTACGCGATTACTTTGATAAATACGAAGTTAATGTTTTAATATTTGACGCCAATGATCAAGCCTTAAACGCCAACGATGTAGGCATAAAAGGGGAAGATGACGCTATGAACTTACCTCTTTATCTTAAATATGTGCGCCGCGATGCAGTACCTACCGAAAGAGATGGTTTATTTTTAATTAAAGAAGAAGAAGAGCAAAATTCTCGAAGGTACATTCAGTTTATCCAGCTTCACGCTGCGGATAAAATAGTAGCTACCATTGTTTTGGAGTTAAATTTAAAAAAATTAACTCCTTACAGCGTTATTCCGGAATTATTAGTTGATCAGAAATTTTTTCAGCCTTTGTATAACCGGGATTTTAGTTATGCTTTTTATCAAGATAAAAAACTTACTTACAACGAAGGCGATTATAATTATACCCGCTATTTTTCACCAGCTATTCTCGATAATCCGGAACTAAAATTAAATGGGTTACAGGTAAATGGTTACCATCATTTAGGCTTTCCAACCAAAGATGGTAAATTGTTAGTAGTAACTACGGCGCACTATTCTTTCCGAGATGTAGGATCTAATTTTTCTGCATTGTTTTTAGTACATACCTTATACCTGCTGCTTTACATGTTGCTCTTTTTCTTAATGCGAGCACGTTATATTCAGGCATTTAGCACTAATTTTAGTACTAAGATTCAGTTATACCTAAACTTTGGTATTTTAATCCCTTTGATTTTAATAAGCATTGCTACTGCCAGTTTAGTTACCGGTTCTTATCGCCAGGATTTAGAAGAGACTTACAATAAACGCGGCAAGTTAATTCAGGAAAACTTTCTAAGTACAATTACCAGAAAAGACGACCGCGATGGACAAGACGGATTAGCCGCTCAAGTAAGGCAATTGGCAGATCTATCGGAAACAGATATAAACTTATACGATAGTCAAGGGAAATTACTTTTTTCGAGTCAGCCTCTAATTTTTGAAGCAGGCTTATTGTCGCGGTTCATTAATCCAGAAGCTTTTGTGAACATTGAAGAAGGACAAGCTCGTAAAGTGTTATTACAGGAACACGCTGGTAACATTCAGTTTAACGCCTTGTATATCCCGCTTTATACCGATGGCTACAATAACCGGGTAAAAGCCTTTATTGGTTTACCTTTTTTTGATTCGGAGAAAGAGCTAGATTCCAAGTTAATTGAACTTTTTACGACTATAATGAACATTTTCACGGCCATGTTCATTGTGTTTATGGTATTGACCTACATTGCTTCCCGGGCCTTGACGGTTCCTCTAAAACTAGTTACTCAAAAGCTGAAACAAACCACGCTTACCGGCCAAAATGAAAAGCTCGAATATTATTCAGCTGATGAAATTGGCTTGCTGGTAAGTGAATACAATAACATGTTGCTAAAGCTGGAAGAAAGTAAAAAAGAACTGGCTACCCGTGAGAAAGAAGCCGCTTGGCGCGAAATGGCCCGGCAAGTTGCTCATGAGATAAAAAATCCGCTTACTCCCATGAAGTTATCTTTGCAGTACCTGCAAAAAGCAATTGCCGAAAAACGCGAAAATACGGAAGCATTAATAAGTAAAATTTCGGGTACTTTAATTACCCAGATAAATACTCTGAGCGATATTGCTACTTCTTTTTCCAGCTTTACCGCTATGCCAGAGTTAAAGCAGCATGAGATTGATATTGCTGATATATTACAACAATGCGCCGAATTACACCAAGACGCTCATAACCGTATCCAAATTCATATTCCGGAAGGCCATTATCACGTGATAGCGGATGAAAGTTTGATGGTTAGAACTTTCAATAACCTACTCATTAATGCTTTACAAGCTATTCCGGCGGGCCGTAAACCTTGTGTTTTAGTTTCGTTGCAAAAAACAACGCCCGACAAGGTGCTTATTTCGGTGCGGGATAATGGCAGCGGTATTCCGGCAGAAATATGTCATAAAGTATTTATTCCTAACTTTAGTACTAAGTTTTCTGGTTCTGGAATTGGTTTGGCTGTCGCTAAACGTGGCATAGAAAGTGCCGGTGGTCGCATTTGGTTTGATACCATTGAGGATCAAGGAACCACCTTTTTTATTGAACTACCAGCAATGGCAACATGA
- a CDS encoding META domain-containing protein, which translates to MKVILVPIALLTVISALVSCSVNNKRTYLSNISLESGKWVLINLNGQEIIKQNTERPIYLEFNVTDQKVVGFAGCNRLFGAYVMEGSSIVFSRVGSTKLMCPDAEIENTFVTSLQLINRYQIEGEKLLLYNHTNLVATMRLLTD; encoded by the coding sequence ATGAAGGTCATACTTGTTCCGATAGCACTATTAACAGTGATATCCGCTCTTGTTAGTTGCTCGGTGAATAACAAACGGACTTATCTTTCTAATATATCATTAGAGAGCGGAAAATGGGTTTTAATTAATTTAAATGGACAAGAAATTATAAAGCAAAATACAGAACGGCCTATTTATTTAGAGTTTAATGTAACCGACCAAAAAGTAGTTGGCTTTGCTGGTTGTAACCGGCTATTTGGAGCTTATGTAATGGAAGGAAGCTCCATCGTTTTTTCGCGGGTGGGTTCTACCAAATTAATGTGCCCCGATGCCGAAATCGAAAATACTTTTGTTACGAGCCTGCAACTAATAAATCGTTATCAAATCGAGGGTGAAAAACTGCTATTATATAATCACACTAATTTGGTAGCAACCATGCGTCTATTAACAGACTAA
- a CDS encoding cupin domain-containing protein, with amino-acid sequence MSYIALDSIPDKEIFPGFIAKIMHTPSQNLTLVYVRVRAGTLLPEHAHPQEQVTNVLSGQLEITIAGETQILEPGMVGAIPPNAVHSARAHTDCYILDVFHPMRSYD; translated from the coding sequence ATGAGTTACATTGCCCTAGATAGTATTCCGGATAAAGAAATATTTCCGGGTTTCATCGCCAAAATTATGCATACTCCTAGTCAAAATTTAACGTTGGTTTACGTGCGCGTTCGGGCGGGCACACTACTACCGGAGCACGCGCATCCGCAGGAACAGGTTACCAATGTGCTTTCGGGTCAGTTAGAAATTACCATAGCCGGCGAAACACAAATTCTGGAACCCGGTATGGTAGGAGCCATTCCTCCAAATGCGGTACATAGCGCCAGGGCCCACACAGATTGTTATATTCTGGACGTATTTCACCCCATGCGGTCTTACGACTAG
- a CDS encoding DUF420 domain-containing protein produces the protein MKNNDRKYLILITILSVVVPLLVALLMFKPQTGRLGNVDVTFLPKLHALLNSLTAISLLIGYSFVKSKNIRGHRFAMVTAFTLSAFFLISYVTYHYQAAPTKYGGEGTLKTIYYVILITHIVLAAVIVPLVLLSLYFAVSEQINRHRKIARWTFPIWLYVAITGVVVYFMIAPYYQV, from the coding sequence ATGAAAAATAACGATCGGAAATATTTGATATTAATTACCATTCTCTCGGTGGTAGTTCCCTTATTAGTAGCTTTATTAATGTTTAAGCCGCAAACCGGTAGATTAGGAAATGTAGATGTAACTTTTTTGCCTAAACTGCATGCTTTATTAAACTCTTTAACCGCTATATCTTTGCTGATTGGCTATTCTTTTGTAAAAAGCAAAAATATTCGCGGCCATCGATTTGCTATGGTTACGGCATTTACTTTATCTGCTTTTTTTTTAATTTCTTACGTTACTTACCACTACCAAGCTGCTCCTACCAAATATGGAGGTGAAGGAACCCTCAAAACTATTTATTACGTTATATTAATAACCCATATAGTTTTAGCTGCCGTTATTGTTCCGCTAGTATTATTATCGTTGTATTTTGCGGTAAGTGAGCAGATAAATCGGCATCGTAAAATTGCTCGTTGGACCTTTCCTATTTGGTTGTATGTGGCGATTACGGGGGTGGTAGTGTATTTTATGATTGCTCCTTATTATCAGGTTTGA
- a CDS encoding porin family protein gives MKRITFIFVLFLTVGFTAQAQFSIGIKGGLSSSGVDVKNAKNTLNQLKDSDNITGYHLGAFTRVKINNFFLQPEAYFATSGGKLKQTDMQNSTVNEVKARFNRLDVPLLLGVNFLKVGRLQAGPVASVLVGSKIGEQRIKDYLNKTDWGFQVGAGVDISNLTLDVRYENVKRNYTNQTSSFDLSNQQVIVSLGIKLIGK, from the coding sequence ATGAAAAGGATCACTTTTATTTTCGTTTTATTCCTGACCGTTGGATTTACCGCACAAGCTCAGTTTTCTATTGGTATTAAAGGAGGATTAAGTTCTTCTGGCGTTGATGTAAAAAATGCCAAAAATACGCTTAACCAGTTAAAAGATTCCGATAACATTACGGGTTATCACTTAGGTGCTTTTACTCGGGTGAAAATTAATAATTTCTTTTTGCAACCCGAAGCCTATTTTGCTACTTCGGGTGGTAAGCTAAAACAAACCGATATGCAAAATAGCACGGTAAATGAAGTAAAAGCCCGCTTCAATCGCTTAGATGTTCCGTTACTACTTGGGGTGAACTTCCTAAAAGTAGGCCGGTTACAAGCTGGCCCAGTAGCTTCGGTGTTAGTAGGGAGTAAAATTGGGGAGCAGCGCATTAAAGATTATCTGAATAAAACAGACTGGGGATTTCAGGTAGGCGCCGGAGTAGATATCAGTAATTTAACGTTAGATGTGCGGTACGAAAATGTGAAGCGCAACTATACCAACCAGACCAGTTCCTTTGATTTAAGTAACCAACAAGTAATTGTTAGTTTAGGAATTAAATTAATCGGCAAATAA
- a CDS encoding SCO family protein: MFLKGFGTNHYSLQTYYPEIDSTTELPVVKSGDTVFQKIPDFRFVSQEGKTVTQATLNNNVYVANFFFASCQDVCKKMSAQMVRVNEAFRNNPQVKLVSYTVDPERDSVAVLKRYAEMYQADAAKWLFLTGSKKELYTLAQNGYKVAAMQAPGSVPDFIHSEKLILVDKGKHVRGIYDGTNSQDVDRLITEITVLLHSYQQNEK; encoded by the coding sequence TTTAAAAGGTTTTGGTACAAACCATTATTCTTTACAAACTTATTATCCGGAAATTGATTCCACAACAGAGTTGCCGGTAGTTAAAAGTGGTGATACTGTTTTTCAGAAAATACCTGATTTTCGATTTGTTTCGCAAGAAGGTAAAACGGTGACACAAGCCACCTTAAACAACAATGTTTACGTGGCTAACTTTTTTTTTGCATCTTGCCAGGATGTTTGTAAAAAAATGTCAGCACAAATGGTGCGGGTAAATGAAGCTTTTCGCAACAATCCTCAAGTAAAGCTTGTTTCTTATACAGTAGATCCGGAACGTGATTCAGTAGCTGTGTTAAAGCGGTATGCGGAGATGTATCAGGCTGACGCAGCTAAATGGTTATTTTTAACTGGTTCTAAAAAGGAACTTTATACCCTGGCTCAAAACGGTTATAAGGTAGCGGCAATGCAAGCGCCAGGCAGTGTTCCTGATTTTATACATTCTGAAAAATTAATATTAGTAGATAAAGGAAAGCATGTACGCGGCATTTACGATGGTACCAACTCGCAAGATGTTGACCGTTTGATTACCGAAATAACTGTGCTGTTGCACAGTTATCAGCAAAATGAAAAATAA
- a CDS encoding SGNH/GDSL hydrolase family protein gives MFPEPASPAVKAQYTYLALGDSYTIGESVATESRWTYFLANYLRQAGVDIANPTTIAHTGWTTAELQAAIRQSNTAITYDLVTLLIGVNNQYRGQSLETYRSEFRELLQTSVNFAAGKPGHVLVLSIPDWGVTPFAQGQNQTKITQEIEAFNAIAQEECVQAHITFVDITPVSRKAFQDDSYVAADNLHFSGKMYAEWAALAYPLAQEILKK, from the coding sequence ATGTTTCCAGAACCAGCTTCTCCGGCGGTAAAGGCCCAATATACGTACTTAGCCCTTGGCGATTCGTATACTATTGGCGAAAGCGTAGCTACCGAAAGCCGTTGGACTTACTTTTTAGCCAATTATTTGCGGCAAGCCGGCGTAGACATTGCAAACCCAACTACCATTGCTCATACCGGTTGGACTACCGCCGAGTTACAGGCCGCCATCCGCCAGAGTAACACTGCTATTACTTACGACTTGGTAACCTTACTTATTGGCGTAAATAACCAATACCGGGGGCAGAGTTTAGAAACTTACCGATCAGAATTCCGGGAATTACTACAAACTTCTGTAAATTTTGCGGCCGGAAAGCCAGGGCATGTTTTAGTTCTTTCTATTCCGGATTGGGGGGTTACTCCTTTTGCCCAAGGACAGAACCAAACTAAAATAACTCAGGAAATTGAAGCTTTTAACGCCATAGCCCAGGAAGAATGCGTACAAGCCCACATTACTTTTGTTGATATCACCCCGGTCTCCCGGAAAGCTTTTCAGGATGACTCCTACGTAGCTGCCGACAATCTTCATTTCTCCGGAAAAATGTACGCGGAATGGGCTGCTCTTGCTTACCCGCTTGCGCAAGAAATTCTTAAAAAATAG